In the Gorilla gorilla gorilla isolate KB3781 chromosome 10, NHGRI_mGorGor1-v2.1_pri, whole genome shotgun sequence genome, one interval contains:
- the PITPNM2 gene encoding membrane-associated phosphatidylinositol transfer protein 2 isoform X5 yields the protein MIIKEYRIPLPMTVEEYRIAQLYMIQKKSRNETYGEGSGVEILENRPYTDGPGGSGQYTHKVYHVGMHIPSWFRSILPKAALRVVEESWNAYPYTRTRFTCPFVEKFSIDIETFYKTDAGENPDVFNLSPVEKNQLTIDFIDIVKDPVPHNEYKTEEDPKLFQSTKTQRGPLSENWIEEYKKQVFPIMCAYKLCKVEFRYWGMQSKIERFIHDTGLRRVMVRAHRQAWCWQDEWYGLSMENIRELEKEAQLMLSRKMAQFNEDGEEATELVKHEAVSDQTSGEPPEPSSSNGEPLVGRGLKKQWSTSSRSSRSSKRGASPSRHSISEWRMQSIARDSDESSDDEFFDAHEDLSDTEEMFPKDITKWSSNDLMDKIESPEPEDTQDGLYRQGAPEFRVASSVEQLNIIEDEVSQPLAAPPSKIHVLLLVLHGGTILDTGAGDPSSKKGDANTIANVFDTVMRVHYPSALGRLAIRLVPCPPVCSDAFALVSNLSPYSHDEGCLSSSQDHIPLAALPLLATSSPQYQEAVATVIQRANLAYGDFIKSQEGMTFNGQVCLIGDCVGGILAFDALCYSNQPVSESQSSSRRGSVVSMQDNDLLSPGILVNAAHCSGGGGGGGGSSVGSSLESSRHLSRSNVDIPRSNGTEDPKRQLPRKRSDSSTYELDTIQQHQAFLSSLHASVLRTEPCSRHSSSSTMLDGTGALGRFDFEITDLFLFGCPLGLVLALRKTVIPALDVFQLRPACQQVYNLFHPADPSASRLEPLLERRFHALPPFSIPRYQRYPLGDGCSTLLADVLQTHNAAFQEHGAPSSPSTAPASRGFRRASEISIASQVSGMAESYTASSIAQKAPNALSHTPSVRRLSLLALPPPSPTTPGPHPPARQASPGLERAPGLPELDIGEVAAKWWGQKRIDYALYCPDALTAFPTVALPHLFHASYWESTDVVSFLLRQVMRHDNSSILELDGKEVSVFTPSKPREKWQRKRTHVKLRNVTANHRINDALANEDGPQVLTGRFMYGPLDMVTLTGEKVDVHIMTQPPSGEWLYLDTLVTNNSGRVSYTIPESHRLGVGVYPIKMVVRGDHTFADSYITVLPKGTEFVVFSIDGSFAASVSIMGSDPKVRAGAVDVVRHWQDLGYLIIYVTGRPDMQKQRVVAWLAQHNFPHGVVSFCDGLVHDPLRHKANFLKLLISELHLRVHAAYGSTKDVAVYSAISLSPMQIYIVGRPTKKLQQQCQFITDGYAAHLAQLKYSHRARPARNTATRMALRKGSFGLPGQGDFLRSRNHLLRTISAQPSGPSHRHERTQSQADGEQRGQRSMSVAAGCWGRAMTGRLEPGAAAGPK from the exons AAGAAGAGCCGTAACGAGACATATGGCGAAGGCAGCGGCGTGGAGATCCTGGAGAACCGGCCGTACACAGATGGCCCAGGCGGCTCTGGGCAGTACACACACAAGGTGTATCATGTGGGCATGCACATTCCCAGCTGGTTCCGCTCCATCCTGCCCAAGGCAGCCCTGCGGGTGGTGGAGGAGTCTTGGAATGCCTACCCCTACACCCGAACCAG GTTCACCTGCCCTTTCGTGGAGAAATTCTCCATCGACATTGAAACCTTTTATAAAACTGATGCTGGAGAAAACCCCGACGTGTTCAACCTCTCTCCTGTGGAAAAGAACCAGCTGACAATCG ACTTCATCGACATTGTCAAAGACCCTGTGCCCCACAACGAGTATAAGACAGAAGAGGACCCCAAGTTGTTCCAGTCAACCAAGACCCAGCGGGGGCCCCTGTCTGAGAACTGGATCGAGGAGTACAAGAAGCAGGTCTTCCCCATCATGTGCGCATACAAGCTCTGCAAGGTGGAGTTCCGCTACTGGGGCATGCAGTCCAAGATCGAGAGGTTCATCCACGACACCG GACTACGGAGGGTGATGGTGCGGGCTCACCGGCAGGCCTGGTGCTGGCAGGATGAGTGGTATGGGCTAAGCATGGAGAACATCCGGGAGCTGGAGAAGGAGGCACAGCTCATGCTTTCCCGCAAGATGGCCCAGTTCAATGAGGATGGTGAGGAGGCCACCGAGCTCGTCAAGCACGAAGCCGTCTCGGACCAGACCTCTGGGGAGCCCCCGGAGCCCAGCAGCAGCAACGGGGAGCCCCTAGTGGGGCGCGGCCTCAAGAAACAGTGGTCCACATCCTCCAGGTCGTCTCGGTCATCCAAGCGGGGAG CGAGTCCTTCCCGCCACAGCATCTCAGAGTGGAGGATGCAGAGTATTGCCAGGGACTCGGATGAGAGCTCAGATGACGAGTTCTTCGATGCGCACG agGACCTGTCCGACACAGAGGAAATGTTCCCCAAGGACATCACCAAGTGGAGCTCCAATGACCTCATGGACAAGATCGAGAGCCCAGAGCCAGAAGACACACAAG ATGGTCTGTACCGCCAGGGTGCCCCTGAGTTCAGGGTGGCCTCCAGTGTGGAGCAGCTGAACATCATAGAG GACGAGGTTAGCCAGCCGCTGGCTGCACCGCCCTCCAAGATCCACGTGCTGCTACTGGTGCTGCACGGAGGCACCATCCTGGACACAGGCGCCGGGGACCCCAGCTCCAAGAAGGGCGATGCTAACACCATCGCCAACGTGTTCGACACCGTCATGCGCGTGCACTACCCCAGCGCCCTGGGCCGCCTTGCCATCCGCCTGGTGCCCTGCCCGCCCGTCTGCTCTGACGCCTTTGCCCTGGTCTCCAA cctcagcccctaCAGCCATGACGAAGGCTGTCTGTCCAGCAGTCAGGACCACATTCCCCTGGCTGCCCTCCCCCTGCTGGCCACCTCCTCCCCCCAGTACCAGGAGGCGGTTGCCACAGTGATTCAGCGAGCCAACCTTGCCTATGGGGACTTCATCAAGTCCCAGGAGGGCATGACCTTCAATGGGCAG GTCTGCCTGATTGGGGACTGCGTCGGGGGCATCCTGGCATTTGATGCCCTGTGCTACAGCAACCAGCCGGTGTCTGAGAGTCAGAGCAGCAGCCGCCGGGGCAGCGTGGTCAGCATGCAG GACAATGACCTGCTGTCCCCGGGCATCCTGGTGAATGCAGCACACTGCTCCGGTGGTGGCGGTGGCGGTGGTGGCAGTAGTGTTGGCTCCAGCCTGGAAAGCAGTCGGCACCTGAGCCGAAGCAACGTCGACATCCCCCGCAGCAACGGCACCGAGGACCCCAAAAGGCAACTGCCCCGCAAGAGGAGCGACTCATCCACCTACGAGCTGGATACCATCCAGCAGCACCAGGCCTTCCTGTCCAG CCTCCATGCCAGCGTGCTGAGGACTGAGCCCTGCTCACGCCATTCCAGCAGCTCCACCATGCTGGACGGCACAGGTGCCCTGGGCAGGTTTGACTTCGAGATCACCGACCTCTTCCTCTTCGGGTGCCCGCTGGGGCTGGTCCTGGCCTTGAGGAAGACTGTCATCCCAGCCCTGGATG ttttCCAGCTGCGGCCGGCCTGCCAGCAAGTCTACAACCTCTTCCACCCCGCGGACCCGTCAGCTTCACGCCTGGAGCCGCTGCTGGAACGGCGCTTTCACGCCCTGCCGCCTTTCAGCATCCCCCGCTACCAACGCTATCCGCTGGGGGACGGCTGCTCCACACTGCTGG CGGATGTGCTCCAGACCCACAATGCAGCCTTCCAAGAGCATGGCGCCCCCTCCTCACCGAGCACTGCCCCTGCCAGTCGTGGCTTCCGCCGAGCCAGTGAGATCAGCATCGCCAGCCAGGTGTCAGGCATGGCTGAGAGCTACACGGCATCCAGCATCGCCCAGA AGGCCCCCAATGCGCTCAGCCATACACCCAGTGTCAGGCGTCTGTCCCTGCTCGCCCTGCCCCCCCCCAGccccaccacccctggcccccACCCTCCAGCCAGGCAGGCGAGCCCCGGCCTGGAGAGGGCCCCTGGCCTCCCTGAGCTGGACATCGGAGAAG TCGCTGCAAAGTGGTGGGGCCAGAAGCGGATCGACTATGCCCTGTACTGCCCTGATGCCCTCACGGCCTTCCCCACGGTGGCTCTGCCTCACCTCTTCCACGCCAGCTACTGGGAGTCAACAGACGTGGTCTCCTTTCTGCTGAGACAG GTCATGAGGCATGACAACTCCAGCATCTTGGAGCTGGATGGCAAGGAAGTGTCAGTGTTCACCCCCTCAAAGCCAAGGGAGAAGTGGCAGCGCAAGCGGACCCACGTGAAGCTGCGG AACGTGACAGCCAACCACCGGATCAATGATGCCCTTGCCAATGAGGACGGCCCCCAGGTTCTGACGGGCAGGTTCATGTATGGGCCCCTGGACATGGTCACCCTGACTGGGGAGAAG GTGGATGTGCACATCATGACCCAGCCGCCCTCAGGCGAGTGGCTCTACCTGGATACGCTGGTGACCAACAACAGTGGGCGTGTCTCCTACACCATCCCTGAGTCGCACCGCCTGGGCGTGGGTGTCTACCCTATCAAGATGGTGGTCAG GGGAGACCACACGTTTGCTGACAGCTACATCACCGTGCTGCCCAAGGGCACAGAGTTCGTGGTCTTCAGCATCGACGGTTCCTTTGCCGCTAGCGTGTCCATCATGGGCAGCGACCCCAAGGTGCGGGCCGGGGCCGTGGACGTGGTGCG GCACTGGCAGGACCTGGGCTACCTCATCATCTACGTGACGGGCCGGCCCGACATGCAGAAGCAGCGGGTGGTGGCGTGGCTGGCCCAGCACAACTTCCCCCATGGCGTGGTGTCCTTCTGTGACGGCCTGGTGCATGACCCGCTGCGGCACAAGGCCAACTTCCTGAAGCTGCTCATCTCCGAG CTGCACCTGCGCGTGCACGCGGCCTATGGCTCCACCAAGGATGTGGCGGTCTACAGCGCCATTAGCCTGTCCCCCATGCAGATCTACATCGTGGGCCGGCCCACCAAGAAGCTGCAGCAGCAGTGCCAG TTCATCACGGATGGCTACGCGGCCCACCTGGCGCAGCTGAAGTACAGCCACCGGGCGCGGCCCGCTCGCAACACGGCCACCCGCATGGCGCTGCGCAAGGGCAGCTTCGGCCTGCCCGGCCAGGGCGACTTTCTGCGCTCCCGGAACCACCTGCTTCGCACCatctcagcccagcccagcgGGCCCAGCCACCGGCACGAGCGGACACAGAGCCAGGCGGATGGCGAGCAGCGGGGCCAGCGCAGCATGAGTGTGGCGGCCGGCTGCTGGGGCCGCGCCATGACTGGCCGCCTGGAGCCGGGGGCGGCCGCGGGCCCCAAGTAG
- the PITPNM2 gene encoding membrane-associated phosphatidylinositol transfer protein 2 isoform X6, with protein sequence MIIKEYRIPLPMTVEEYRIAQLYMIQKKSRNETYGEGSGVEILENRPYTDGPGGSGQYTHKVYHVGMHIPSWFRSILPKAALRVVEESWNAYPYTRTRFTCPFVEKFSIDIETFYKTDAGENPDVFNLSPVEKNQLTIDFIDIVKDPVPHNEYKTEEDPKLFQSTKTQRGPLSENWIEEYKKQVFPIMCAYKLCKVEFRYWGMQSKIERFIHDTGLRRVMVRAHRQAWCWQDEWYGLSMENIRELEKEAQLMLSRKMAQFNEDGEEATELVKHEAVSDQTSGEPPEPSSSNGEPLVGRGLKKQWSTSSRSSRSSKRGASPSRHSISEWRMQSIARDSDESSDDEFFDAHEDLSDTEEMFPKDITKWSSNDLMDKIESPEPEDTQDGLYRQGAPEFRVASSVEQLNIIEDEVSQPLAAPPSKIHVLLLVLHGGTILDTGAGDPSSKKGDANTIANVFDTVMRVHYPSALGRLAIRLVPCPPVCSDAFALVSNLSPYSHDEGCLSSSQDHIPLAALPLLATSSPQYQEAVATVIQRANLAYGDFIKSQEGMTFNGQVCLIGDCVGGILAFDALCYSNQPVSESQSSSRRGSVVSMQDNDLLSPGILVNAAHCSGGGGGGGGSSVGSSLESSRHLSRSNVDIPRSNGTEDPKRQLPRKRSDSSTYELDTIQQHQAFLSSLHASVLRTEPCSRHSSSSTMLDGTGALGRFDFEITDLFLFGCPLGLVLALRKTVIPALDVFQLRPACQQVYNLFHPADPSASRLEPLLERRFHALPPFSIPRYQRYPLGDGCSTLLVETVQRNPELVLEGGPLAPLPHGDGFLETSMPVPAPTWQDGPRPGCAESDVLQTHNAAFQEHGAPSSPSTAPASRGFRRASEISIASQVSGMAESYTASSIAQIAAKWWGQKRIDYALYCPDALTAFPTVALPHLFHASYWESTDVVSFLLRQVMRHDNSSILELDGKEVSVFTPSKPREKWQRKRTHVKLRNVTANHRINDALANEDGPQVLTGRFMYGPLDMVTLTGEKVDVHIMTQPPSGEWLYLDTLVTNNSGRVSYTIPESHRLGVGVYPIKMVVRGDHTFADSYITVLPKGTEFVVFSIDGSFAASVSIMGSDPKVRAGAVDVVRHWQDLGYLIIYVTGRPDMQKQRVVAWLAQHNFPHGVVSFCDGLVHDPLRHKANFLKLLISELHLRVHAAYGSTKDVAVYSAISLSPMQIYIVGRPTKKLQQQCQFITDGYAAHLAQLKYSHRARPARNTATRMALRKGSFGLPGQGDFLRSRNHLLRTISAQPSGPSHRHERTQSQADGEQRGQRSMSVAAGCWGRAMTGRLEPGAAAGPK encoded by the exons AAGAAGAGCCGTAACGAGACATATGGCGAAGGCAGCGGCGTGGAGATCCTGGAGAACCGGCCGTACACAGATGGCCCAGGCGGCTCTGGGCAGTACACACACAAGGTGTATCATGTGGGCATGCACATTCCCAGCTGGTTCCGCTCCATCCTGCCCAAGGCAGCCCTGCGGGTGGTGGAGGAGTCTTGGAATGCCTACCCCTACACCCGAACCAG GTTCACCTGCCCTTTCGTGGAGAAATTCTCCATCGACATTGAAACCTTTTATAAAACTGATGCTGGAGAAAACCCCGACGTGTTCAACCTCTCTCCTGTGGAAAAGAACCAGCTGACAATCG ACTTCATCGACATTGTCAAAGACCCTGTGCCCCACAACGAGTATAAGACAGAAGAGGACCCCAAGTTGTTCCAGTCAACCAAGACCCAGCGGGGGCCCCTGTCTGAGAACTGGATCGAGGAGTACAAGAAGCAGGTCTTCCCCATCATGTGCGCATACAAGCTCTGCAAGGTGGAGTTCCGCTACTGGGGCATGCAGTCCAAGATCGAGAGGTTCATCCACGACACCG GACTACGGAGGGTGATGGTGCGGGCTCACCGGCAGGCCTGGTGCTGGCAGGATGAGTGGTATGGGCTAAGCATGGAGAACATCCGGGAGCTGGAGAAGGAGGCACAGCTCATGCTTTCCCGCAAGATGGCCCAGTTCAATGAGGATGGTGAGGAGGCCACCGAGCTCGTCAAGCACGAAGCCGTCTCGGACCAGACCTCTGGGGAGCCCCCGGAGCCCAGCAGCAGCAACGGGGAGCCCCTAGTGGGGCGCGGCCTCAAGAAACAGTGGTCCACATCCTCCAGGTCGTCTCGGTCATCCAAGCGGGGAG CGAGTCCTTCCCGCCACAGCATCTCAGAGTGGAGGATGCAGAGTATTGCCAGGGACTCGGATGAGAGCTCAGATGACGAGTTCTTCGATGCGCACG agGACCTGTCCGACACAGAGGAAATGTTCCCCAAGGACATCACCAAGTGGAGCTCCAATGACCTCATGGACAAGATCGAGAGCCCAGAGCCAGAAGACACACAAG ATGGTCTGTACCGCCAGGGTGCCCCTGAGTTCAGGGTGGCCTCCAGTGTGGAGCAGCTGAACATCATAGAG GACGAGGTTAGCCAGCCGCTGGCTGCACCGCCCTCCAAGATCCACGTGCTGCTACTGGTGCTGCACGGAGGCACCATCCTGGACACAGGCGCCGGGGACCCCAGCTCCAAGAAGGGCGATGCTAACACCATCGCCAACGTGTTCGACACCGTCATGCGCGTGCACTACCCCAGCGCCCTGGGCCGCCTTGCCATCCGCCTGGTGCCCTGCCCGCCCGTCTGCTCTGACGCCTTTGCCCTGGTCTCCAA cctcagcccctaCAGCCATGACGAAGGCTGTCTGTCCAGCAGTCAGGACCACATTCCCCTGGCTGCCCTCCCCCTGCTGGCCACCTCCTCCCCCCAGTACCAGGAGGCGGTTGCCACAGTGATTCAGCGAGCCAACCTTGCCTATGGGGACTTCATCAAGTCCCAGGAGGGCATGACCTTCAATGGGCAG GTCTGCCTGATTGGGGACTGCGTCGGGGGCATCCTGGCATTTGATGCCCTGTGCTACAGCAACCAGCCGGTGTCTGAGAGTCAGAGCAGCAGCCGCCGGGGCAGCGTGGTCAGCATGCAG GACAATGACCTGCTGTCCCCGGGCATCCTGGTGAATGCAGCACACTGCTCCGGTGGTGGCGGTGGCGGTGGTGGCAGTAGTGTTGGCTCCAGCCTGGAAAGCAGTCGGCACCTGAGCCGAAGCAACGTCGACATCCCCCGCAGCAACGGCACCGAGGACCCCAAAAGGCAACTGCCCCGCAAGAGGAGCGACTCATCCACCTACGAGCTGGATACCATCCAGCAGCACCAGGCCTTCCTGTCCAG CCTCCATGCCAGCGTGCTGAGGACTGAGCCCTGCTCACGCCATTCCAGCAGCTCCACCATGCTGGACGGCACAGGTGCCCTGGGCAGGTTTGACTTCGAGATCACCGACCTCTTCCTCTTCGGGTGCCCGCTGGGGCTGGTCCTGGCCTTGAGGAAGACTGTCATCCCAGCCCTGGATG ttttCCAGCTGCGGCCGGCCTGCCAGCAAGTCTACAACCTCTTCCACCCCGCGGACCCGTCAGCTTCACGCCTGGAGCCGCTGCTGGAACGGCGCTTTCACGCCCTGCCGCCTTTCAGCATCCCCCGCTACCAACGCTATCCGCTGGGGGACGGCTGCTCCACACTGCTGG TCGAGACCGTGCAGAGAAACCCCGAGCTGGTCCTGGAGGGCGGCCCCCTGGCCCCTCTCCCCCACGGGGACGGCTTCCTGGAAACCAGTATGCCTGTTCCCGCGCCCACCTGGCAAGACGGGCCCCGCCCGGGCTGTGCCGAGT CGGATGTGCTCCAGACCCACAATGCAGCCTTCCAAGAGCATGGCGCCCCCTCCTCACCGAGCACTGCCCCTGCCAGTCGTGGCTTCCGCCGAGCCAGTGAGATCAGCATCGCCAGCCAGGTGTCAGGCATGGCTGAGAGCTACACGGCATCCAGCATCGCCCAGA TCGCTGCAAAGTGGTGGGGCCAGAAGCGGATCGACTATGCCCTGTACTGCCCTGATGCCCTCACGGCCTTCCCCACGGTGGCTCTGCCTCACCTCTTCCACGCCAGCTACTGGGAGTCAACAGACGTGGTCTCCTTTCTGCTGAGACAG GTCATGAGGCATGACAACTCCAGCATCTTGGAGCTGGATGGCAAGGAAGTGTCAGTGTTCACCCCCTCAAAGCCAAGGGAGAAGTGGCAGCGCAAGCGGACCCACGTGAAGCTGCGG AACGTGACAGCCAACCACCGGATCAATGATGCCCTTGCCAATGAGGACGGCCCCCAGGTTCTGACGGGCAGGTTCATGTATGGGCCCCTGGACATGGTCACCCTGACTGGGGAGAAG GTGGATGTGCACATCATGACCCAGCCGCCCTCAGGCGAGTGGCTCTACCTGGATACGCTGGTGACCAACAACAGTGGGCGTGTCTCCTACACCATCCCTGAGTCGCACCGCCTGGGCGTGGGTGTCTACCCTATCAAGATGGTGGTCAG GGGAGACCACACGTTTGCTGACAGCTACATCACCGTGCTGCCCAAGGGCACAGAGTTCGTGGTCTTCAGCATCGACGGTTCCTTTGCCGCTAGCGTGTCCATCATGGGCAGCGACCCCAAGGTGCGGGCCGGGGCCGTGGACGTGGTGCG GCACTGGCAGGACCTGGGCTACCTCATCATCTACGTGACGGGCCGGCCCGACATGCAGAAGCAGCGGGTGGTGGCGTGGCTGGCCCAGCACAACTTCCCCCATGGCGTGGTGTCCTTCTGTGACGGCCTGGTGCATGACCCGCTGCGGCACAAGGCCAACTTCCTGAAGCTGCTCATCTCCGAG CTGCACCTGCGCGTGCACGCGGCCTATGGCTCCACCAAGGATGTGGCGGTCTACAGCGCCATTAGCCTGTCCCCCATGCAGATCTACATCGTGGGCCGGCCCACCAAGAAGCTGCAGCAGCAGTGCCAG TTCATCACGGATGGCTACGCGGCCCACCTGGCGCAGCTGAAGTACAGCCACCGGGCGCGGCCCGCTCGCAACACGGCCACCCGCATGGCGCTGCGCAAGGGCAGCTTCGGCCTGCCCGGCCAGGGCGACTTTCTGCGCTCCCGGAACCACCTGCTTCGCACCatctcagcccagcccagcgGGCCCAGCCACCGGCACGAGCGGACACAGAGCCAGGCGGATGGCGAGCAGCGGGGCCAGCGCAGCATGAGTGTGGCGGCCGGCTGCTGGGGCCGCGCCATGACTGGCCGCCTGGAGCCGGGGGCGGCCGCGGGCCCCAAGTAG